A single region of the Sorghum bicolor cultivar BTx623 chromosome 7, Sorghum_bicolor_NCBIv3, whole genome shotgun sequence genome encodes:
- the LOC8080892 gene encoding eugenol O-methyltransferase-like: MGSYDSSSSSSNDSSARNEEDESCMFALKLLGGFAVPFTIKAVIELGVMDQLLTAERAMSAEELVAAAVAAQLPRPEVACTMVDRLLRFLASHSVVRCTTEVVVGTDDATTTTCCRRSYAASPVCKWFARNGVEDSVLPLGMMILNKTFLDSWQNITDAVLEGAAPFEKTYGMPMFEYLSTNGPLNTVFHEAMANHSMIITKKLLKFFRGFEGLDVLVDVGGGNGTTLQMIRGQYKNMRGINYDLPHVIAQAAPVEGVEHVGGSMFDNIPRGNAVLLKWILHDWDDKACIKILKNCYTALHVRGKVIVLEYVVPDEPEPTLAAQGAFELDLTMLVTFGSGKERTQREFSELAMEAGFSREFKATYIFANVWALEFTK, translated from the exons ATGGGCAGCTACGAcagcagcagtagtagtagtaatgaCTCATCAGCACGGAACGAGGAGGACGAGTCGTGCATGTTTGCTTTGAAGCTCCTCGGCGGGTTCGCCGTACCTTTCACCATCAAGGCGGTGATTGAGCTGGGCGTCATGGACCAGCTCCTGACTGCCGAACGCGCGATGAGCGCGGAGGAGCTGGTGGCAGCAGCAGTGGCAGCACAGCTGCCACGGCCCGAGGTAGCCTGCACCATGGTGGACCGCCTGCTCCGTTTCCTTGCCTCGCACAGCGTAGTCCGGTGCACGACCGAGGTGGTGGTGGGCACGGAcgacgccaccaccaccacctgctGCCGCCGGAGCTACGCCGCGTCACCCGTCTGCAAGTGGTTCGCCAGGAACGGCGTCGAGGATTCGGTGCTTCCGCTTGGGATGATGATCCTAAACAAGACATTCCTGGACAGCtg GCAAAACATTACGGATGCAGTGTTGGAAGGAGCAGCACCATTTGAGAAAACCTACGGGATGCCAATGTTCGAGTACCTAAGTACAAACGGACCATTGAACACGGTGTTCCACGAGGCAATGGCAAATCATTCGATGATTATAACCAAGAAACTGCTCAAGTTCTTCCGCGGCTTCGAAGGCCTTGATGTGCTGGTCGACGTAGGCGGCGGCAACGGCACCACGTTGCAAATGATTAGAGGTCAATATAAGAATATGAGAGGCATAAACTACGACCTTCCTCATGTCATTGCGCAGGCTGCACCAGTTGAAG GTGTGGAACATGTAGGTGGCAGCATGTTCGATAATATTCCACGCGGAAATGCAGTTCTGCTCAAG tGGATTCTTCATGATTGGGACGACAAGGCGTGCATCAAGATCCTAAAGAATTGCTATACAGCTCTCCATGTGAGAGGCAAGGTGATCGTTCTGGAGTACGTTGTTCCGGATGAACCAGAACCTACTCTTGCAGCTCAGGGTGCCTTCGAACTGGACCTCACCATGCTGGTCACGTTTGGCAGTGGTAAAGAGAGGACACAGAGGGAGTTCTCCGAGCTCGCCATGGAGGCCGGCTTCTCTAGAGAGTTTAAGGCTACGTATATCTTTGCCAACGTCTGGGCCCTTGAGTTCACAAAGTAA